The genomic stretch taatatatttaatattatataatgtataatatttttcgaataggcgtttagaaaatagaaacaTAAAATTGATAACTGATAGTACGAAGTTAGCGAAAGAGGATCGATGATTCTGTTTTACCGTAAAACCACCTCAGGGTATGGTTGATGATCGAAGATGTGATTTGCACCGATGAACAGAAGGAAGCACTTACAAGTTAAATTGACCTTCAAATAGTGAAAAGTAATACACGcgcgtatatgtgtatatagagTGGCGTATTATTTAATGGGAATAAACTCATTCATCCTATATGAAGGAAAGATCACGTGACCTCTGATCGTTTAGATAGAGTCAAAGAGAAGACGAAACTGATATATAGTCATCATTGAAAGTTAATTACTGATTCAAGGCTGTACTTATATCTCTGAAGTTTCAAACTCTAAGTTTCGAGTAGCATTCATCTTTCGAGAAGGAAAACCAAAATTATAATTTCGTATGGAACATGCTTGAATAGTCGTTCATCTTTTATAATTCATTGAACAAGTTATTAATCATTCGGTTAAATACCCAAATACTAACACAAAAACAGAGAATTATTAATTAAGGAAACATATATATACTCGCGTACAACATTATAGTATTATAgaaacatacatatgtacaaacGCATTAGCAGATAAGACTtagaataacgaaagaaattgaGCTAGAGGTATAGTTCTAACCAATACATTAAGTTAGAAACAAAATGTATCAAACGTGCCCATACTCAAAACAGATTGTAATAGGCACAAGCCTCGatacaatacgatataacgttgatCGTTTCGCTGAAAATAAAACttactgatgcaatttttcACTTTCCATCGCAATTGtatgcatatgtatgtatgtagatGTATTTTAGTGGTTTGGCTCATCAGCCTACGCAATGGTGGGGATGCTCGAAGCCAGAGGGCCTTATCGTTAGGTATCTATTGCCGATTGTTGTGTCAGCATCAACGCTATCGCGATCAAGCTTTGCGATTGTATTTCTAATTTGAGGATAGTTTTTGGGGCTTTTCGATTCATTACACTTGCAGTTTATACCGCCCACTTTTCGGTGTCATTTTTCTTCTGATGATGATGGGAAActtctttttaaaaaaatagaacCCGATGTACTATTCAAAGAAAGGTAGTGTGCCAGTGGCAACGTAAAATAAAACGCAGAACAGATGCGTGGATCGCTCATCTTTATCGGTCAATAAGAACGCGATGGGTCAATAAAAGATGTTCTGCGATGCAATAAGATCCGAATATTGAGTACGGGCATGATGGATGGGTGTATAACACACTACATATTAACGTAGTGTACGAAGAGGCTCTGGGAtaaatttataaacaaataGACCCGAGCAACAATTAGTCCGTatacgaaaagagaaagaaacagaaaggaTGATAATATGAGAAACATAAATATAAGAATATGCGGGTTTTGTTTTACACCGTAATGTTATTTTGGTAGTTAAAAATTCCGTGGGACTGTCATAAATAGCATTGAAAATTTTCTTTACTTCTTTATTCGTATCGTTTAGTGGTAATAAAGATCGAATACCTGTCGAATGTATAATTCAGTCGCACCTTTAAAACCGAGCAACGAAATGGTCCTTAGCAGGGTAATCGATTCTTTTCCTCGTATTGCAATCATTCTTTTGAATAAATTCCTCTTCTTTCATCGTTGCTCGCatttttccacgttatgtgtaTAGTTGATTTTCACGTGTTACACATATAAATTgtcctttcgtttcgtatttgttcgaatttatttaatataatagatatCACATTAACTCATAGAAGTGCtgtacatagatggatagagaATACATAAGAATAGTAGTAATGAATGACAAGTTTATAATATTCTCTCGCAGTATACTCAACTTCGGAATAGgaacaaacaaagaaaaataaatatatgttacCTGTCGTCCACGTTTTCTGTTTATGTGTACGTGTATGTTCGAATGTGTGAATACGTTCGTGTTCATATGTTATGTTTATATGTTTCTGCGTACGTATTTGTACATACGCGTGACATGTATGTGTAATGTAAGTTTTCTTCTATAAAAAGTACGGCGATTAATTATTATCATGTATAATGcacatataaaattaaaaagtataaaaaaccGTCCAGCTTCGTCATTTACGTTAAGAATATGTTAAGAAACCGACTCGTACGGTCAAGCGTGACGTAACACTCTCTCCGGATTCCGAATTTTAACTGTTGGTGACTTGGTGAACTTGCGCTGCTTGTGTAATGTCATGTTTACAGGCCAGTTACAGCACCAAGAGTGGGCATTCCTCTTCAATTAATATCTCAAAGACCGCTTCCGGAAATGCGTccatttatttacaaaaaaaaaaaaaaaaaaaaaaaaacattcgaTATCTTCCTCGCTTTTTAATtcgcgtttcttctttcttatctctctctctctctctctctctcgcattCCGATTTTATTACATATCTTTTGCTACCAGCAAGACATCACATTTCCAGCACGATCGAAGCAGTCAAAAGCGAtagcatatattttattttttctttttcttttttttttttagtatataTTCTCTCTTACACCACCCTCTCTCGcacgctttctctctctctctttctttctctcactctctcacGCTTTCATccattctctttctctcgcgcaATCTCTCTCCGCCGATATAGATAAACAGACTTATTACTTCATCGGTACATATAcacattaatatattatattttatagtttacgcTAATTATAGTAAAAACTTTTTCCGGTTCGTTATATATTCCCTAAGAaactacttttttttttagcgGATGTTCtgatgtttctctttttttggtAAATATAGAACGTTTATCAGTGCGTGATGTACGATCGACATAAAACTAAGATTGAAATCGGTCTTGTTTACCGCAAATTCAATCGGAACTCATGATCAGCTGGTTATCGTTTGGAGTAACAACAGGCGACAGATCTTTTTTCGGTACGTCATCGATCATCGAGTCGATTAACGCGTTTATCTCAGACACGCCATTCTGTAGTACCTTTCCTTTGTCGGTGCTTGTTTTTCCCATAGACGAAGTTTTGGAAACTTTCGTTACAGTGGTAGATTTCTTGGTTGGTGACGCAGCCGTGGTAGTTTTCGTTGTCGAGGATACACGTTTTACCGTGGTTGTGGTAGAAGCACTGGTAGATAAACGAGTCGTCTTGCTAGCAGCGGTACTTGTTCGCCCCATGGAAATCTGCTTGTTGGCTGTTTCTTTAACTTGTTTATCGATTATCGGCGACTTGCTGGCGTTTAAGCGAGCTTTCATAGCATTTCCAACGGCTGGAGCCGTTTTAGGTCTCGTACTAGCCGCTGTGGTAGTATTGGAAGCGTTGGTCGCGGTGCTGCTGAATTTTGCAGTTATGCTGGATTTGACGGTCGTGGTGGTAGCAGATGCTGGTTTCGGTTTCGTCGTTGTTCCGGAGGACAGTCGCGTAGTGGATGTTTTGACTAGCGTGGTTTTGGTTATGGACGGTGTTTTGCTAGAAGGTTTAGTCGCGGTTGGTTTAGTCAAAGGTTTCACGTCACCGTTTGCAGTAGGTTTCTTATCGGTGGAAGTCGGTTTCGGCGAGGATGTCGTGGCGACAGGTTTTGGTTTAGAGACACTGCTGACGTTGGTTCTGCTAGTTGGTTTCGTTGTAGTAGTCGATGTCGTTGTTTTTGTAGCGGTCTTCGAAACTGATGGTTTGCTGGCCGTTGCAGCGGTTGAAACCGTAGATTTCTTCGGAGCGTCTAGATCTTTCGGACGAGAGGGTGTCGATGGCTTTTTCGTTGCCGCAGTCGGCGTACGCGTCGTGGAACTTGGAGTTTTCGAGGGGGACGTTGGCACTGATTTCGGTGCAGGTGTCTTCGAAGAAGATTTCATTGGTTTTACTGCGGATACCTTTGATTTCGTTTTGCTTTGTGCTGCAGCTGCACCCGCTGTGACTGCTGCAGCGGTCACGGCCGCCGTTGCAGCTGCTTCGACGATTTTGTTTTCTGCAACTTGGACTGTCTTTTCTATTTCCAATTCCTTCGCTTCTCCCAGTTCCTTAACGTCTTCTGGCTTTTTAACTTCTGGTTCTTTAATCTCTGACGCCATCATTTCTGGTTCTTTGATTTCTGACTTTGTAATTTCTGGTTCTTTGATCTCTGACTCCGTAGTTTTTAGTTCTTTAATTTCAGATTCcataatttttgtttctttaacTTCTGGTTCTTTAATTTCTGTTTCTTTAACTTCTGGTTCTTTGATTTCTAATTCTTTAACATCTGGTTCTTTAATTTCTAACTCCTTAACTTCTGGTTCTTTAATTTCTGGCTCCATAATTTCTGACTCTTTAATTTCTGCTTCGTTAACTTCTGGTTCTTTAATTTCTGTTTCTTTAACTTCTGGTTCTTTGATTTCTAATTCTTTAACATCTGGTTCTTTAATTTCTAACTCCTTAACTTCTGGTTCTTTAATTTCTGGCTCCATAATTTCTGGTCCTTTAATTTCTGCTTCATTAATTTCTGGTTCTTTAATTTCTGACTCCTCAACTTTCGGATCTTTAATTTCTGGCTCTTTAACTTCTATCTGATCCACTTTTGGCTCCTCCAATTTTAATTGTTCAATTTCTGTTTCTGGCTCACTGTTGATTTCTGATTTATCAACTTCCGGCAAAAGTTCTTCGATCTCCTGCCTTTCTCGTATCATGCATTCTACTTCGACTGCAGGTTCTGTGAGTTTTTCTAGTTCTGCGGTGACATTTCTCGATTCTTCCTTCTTTATAAGTTCTTCCTCAAGATCATTAACAACTTCGGATTTAAGAATCTCGTCTTCCGTAGGTTGCAATTGGTTCTCCAAACCTGTGAATTCTTGCATAGAATCGGACAAATTCAAAGTAAATTCCTCAACTGGCTCCGCCTTTGGCTCTACAGCTTCCATCGTCGCTTCTGTCGATATCGTTGGTCCCATCGGTTCCTCTACAGAGTTCGTTGTTTCCTCCGCTTCGTCCTCCGCAGTAACGTCTTTCGATTCGGTTACATCTAGTTTTTGGCCAATATCGATAGGGCATTCCATAGAGCAAACAATATCGTCAACTGGTTTTTCCTGAAGTTCCTGGGGAGAAAGGGATGGTGTCATCGAAGAGGCAGGATGTTTTACGCAAACGTCCTGCTGTTCTTCGGCAAAATCTAATAAATTCACTCCCTGCACCGGTGATTTCGTGCATACTAAATCGTCGACTTCCTTCTCATCGAACTGTACGTTTGAAACTATATCCTGTTGAACCAGTTCGAACGCGTCACCAGCTTCTGTGGAATACGTTTGATAAGAATCAGCAGTTTCTTCCGTACGTGACACTTGACAAACGTCGATCGTTTCGGCGGCAGACGATTGGGAAACCACTTCGTTGCTTTCCATACCATACGATTGGAAGTTGTATTGAGTGGGTATAAATTCTGGAGCATCCGCGTGTAACGAAGATCGAACCTGTATGGAAGACTGAACTTGTGCGCTCTCAGTGGTTGCTATCATCGAATCATTTTCCATCGCATCAGGAACTGGTGACAAGGACGAGGGAGTATCAGCCTCGTTCGAGTAAATATCTTTTTGAAGATCGCTTCCAGCAAGAGCAGCGGTGTCCTCGCTAGCTTCGTCTATGAGCTTGGTTTCGTCTATGTCGACGCTCGAAGGCGATAACGGTTGTTCGTTATCGATGGAAACGGGTTCTTTTTTCGACTCGAATTCCGCGGAATAATTCTCGGCCAATGGGGAATGATCGTATTTCACGGTTTCTTCTTGTTCCAATTGGGAACACTCTGATCGCGGATTTAAGAAATCAACGCTGTTGGTTTCCGATTCGTCCGCGTGCCCGATGAAAGTATCCTGGCAATTTTCTTGTTGCAAAGACAGATTCGCGAATACGTCAACGAGCTTGTCGGAAAATGCTGGCTTCTTGTCTAGCAGTTGCTCGGCAGTGGGTCCGGTGGTTATTACGTTCTTCGAGTCAACTTCCATGTTCGGTGATTCCGCCATgaattcttcttcttcctccttttccATAATGCCATTCTTATCCTCCAAATCGGTGTTGCTTAGATTATGAACGGCGTTCAAGTCGACGCTTTTGTCGAACGCCGCTTCGAAGTCGCTGGGTGTGAAGGACATAGCCATCGGGTCTTTAGCGATGTCATACTCGCGGTCGGAGCTTGAGAAAGATTCGTCTATCGCGGAGATACCTGTTCTGTGGAATTCGCTAGCTGTTAAGAAGCTGACTGCCGATTCGTCTCCAAATTCAGCTTTCGTCGACGATATTTCAGAATCGTCCATATTCCCGGATATACTGGTCGCCTTTTGTTGATCAGGCATAAAATCTGTATAGTCGGTGGTACGACACGACACACTATCGCCATTTTGGTACTCTTTCTCTTCGACCTCGACTTCTCTTGGTCGCTGGCACACTTCTTTCTCGAATTCGCTCTGACTGGGTACCTGTATGTCGTCCATCTGTGGAACTTGTTTGAAAGGCGAGCCAGAAACAGGATAATCCTCGACGAGATTCATTCTCGTTCCCATAAACTGCGGTGAAATGGGAATGAATTCTGCCGCGTCAGGATTCAATTGAAAATCCACGTCCTTCGGCTGATCTTGCTCCTCTGCGCAACGATCCTCCAATTTTATCGGTTTCTCTTCCATTCTATCTTCGGTGCTAATCTATTTGCAAAAAACGATTTTCCGTTAAAACCTAGTATAGTATCGCGTTAATTAAGATCCGGCGAAACGTTCGATTTAACgacaaaataaaacaaaatataacgaaagaaacgaaacggaTCAAACGAAATACCGATTCGAATCGGACCTAGCAACTGCTGCCGATGCTACGATGCCGGGGCAtcgtaaataaacaaatagcGAATTATTATCGACAAGGGTAGAAGTAAATATACACAAATAGtggaaatgaaaaatgttcaattaaaattgaaaaatacctCTGTGTTAAAAAGCTTAGGCGATTCCTCTTTCGGACTTTCGCATTTAATGTCTTCCTCTATGCCTTCAGACTGGATTTTCGACTCGATATCTTCCACAGCTAATTCTGGTACGTCGGTTTCTTCTTCCACGTTTTTCGTTTCCTGGGGTTCGTCGACAGGCGTTACggaatctttttctttgttcgGATCAATACGATAATAGTTCCATTCGTCTTCGGAATCCTCGCTGTCCGCTACATTATCCGGTTCGTGGATCAGTGCATGCTGAAGAGGCTCTGCGAACAATTGATATCGATAAACAACCagttaataataacaacaacagcTAACGTTTACGTCAATGTCGTTTTTTAAATGCACCTGTCGCGTACTAATCCTGTAAATATCgcacaattaatatttttaaatgtttgtaGATTTGAATCAACTAAACGTAGCGAAAGAAATGATATTCCGAATTAGCTAACGATTTAAGTATACTTGGACACATAGTACGAAGAGATAAACTCGCTTGGACGAAGTCGTGGCCTTAGAAAATTAACACAGCGATAAAGCGCAGCTCGAGCAACCGAGGATAGTCGAACTATCGAAACGACCAAAcgaaaacagaaaaatataattttcgttattaACGCTTTGAAGAGACGATCACCGGTGACGAAAAACGACAAAATTCGTCGAAATTGATTCACGCTGGAATCATCGAATCGATCAGAAACCACGAACTGTTTCCTTGCAAGATCAACGTCGCGTAGAAACGTAATTTTATCTACACGATTATTTATTTTCGAAATACTTAGATTACAGTTTACGGGAAATTAGTTCTAGCGTCCAAgtatttaaattaaaagaacTAGTAGTATTTGTAAACTCTGCAATATTTTTTAACGCTATGACAGTAAATGCAGCACAAAGCGTTTAcgtaatttcgtttcttttttttttcctaataAAATACTAATTACGTACACATGCATGTACCGTGTCCTACGGAAATAAGCGACACTCCGGCACCGACAGCGAAACATACAAAATTCACCTGGCGATTTAACGCGTCGATCACTTATTTACAAATTTCGAcgaatttcgaatttttttcACGACGAACTAAATATACGCAGACAACGTATATATCGATGGTACTTGCATCGCCAGTTACGTCAAACGACCATCGGTTCGTAGGCGAAACACGATCGGCTCGACCCTATGCGTTAACGATACACGGTCCGCTTGCTACAGAAGGAACAAAAACTGTTTCGAAGCATCAAAGATCGAACATCGAGATAAGACTTCGTGACGATCGATTCTACTACTACCGTTTTCGATCCCACGtcgcttctctttttttctttctttttctcacgACACGATAACGTGCTGCAACAGAACAGAAAATGCAACGAGACAGAACGCAAAGGAGAAAAAACTGTGGCAATTCGTAAACGCGAAGTATAGGACGGTGATCGTTGGAGAAAGGGCGATAGTACTCACAAGTCGAAGAAGCAAGCGAGTTTGCAGTAGGATATCTGGCCGCAGGAGCGATCGCCGCTGACTAAGAGGAACTACGCCCGCCAACAGATGCATTATCGATCTAGTCTAGAGAGCCCCCGGTGCACCCCCTTCCGCGACGGCCCTGCCACCACCCACCTGTACCACCACACACACCGCGTATAGCAACAGTCGCACCTCATCTCCAACAGGAACGCCGCTCCTACGATTGGTTCTGGCCCTGCACACACAAGGTGACTCACCCTGCCGTCGGTGCAGGGAATTTCGCTTTAAAGACGAGCAACCGGTGTTCCATCAAATTCACCCCATACTCTGATTCACCGTACGGGATGCCATCGCtccgccgcgccgcgccgtgccGCGCCGGCTGATCGACCCACCCCTTCGAGTTTGCTTCGTCGAGATGTTCCTCCGATATTCGTGTTCGGTCGTTGAAACAGACTCTACGATAGGTTCCTAGGTGAAAAACACCCCGTTcgccacacacacacacacacatcgaTTCTTTCAGTATCATAAATTAGGGAAACGTTGGCAGGGGAGTTAGTATTCGCAAGATTTGCTACGAAACGTTTGCCAATGTTTCTCCAATTTATGGCGTGTGCTTGTGCTCGAGCAGATTATGGTAATGATCGATGCGATCCATGAATAGCGatatgtatcgataaaatatggATGAAAAAATGTTGCAGATTATCGAGCGTGAGTTTCGTCTATATGAAATTTCAATGTCGTGATCGTTTAATACGATACGATTCGAAGCCACGGAACGATGTCGACCGATctacgtttttttttcttttttcaatcttttaaacgtacctttacaaaatttgttttacGCGTCCGTCCAATAAACCGATCCTTCTGACTTTTCAAAAAATGTCGTTTGCTCCAATTTAAAGAAAAGTTATTCCGTTTGAAAGAGCCGAACGATATTTATGTTCCCAACTGTATATAGTATCTCAAGTTaattctttcctcttttctcaTTTCGAATGAAATGTTATCGAAAGAAACCAACGAACAGATACGACTGAAAATATCGAGAAACGTATTGCGTTTGATTTATGGCATTCATGCCattcttattatatatatatatatatatatcttgctTATATTTACACGTTGAATAAGTTTTAAACGCATGCACGATTTATTTGTGTCGTTCTGTACGAGATCATCGGGCGTcccaatatttttatgaaaataaaacaagTCTTTTGCTCTTACAGCGCTGACATGGTATCGCTATAACGAATGAATGTAACGTTAACGATGCACAAATGACCAACTAATGAAATCGACCAACTAAACGAAGTTGTGATATAACAGAGAAGAGAATGATTTACGCAATGATTATTTGAATCGAGTTTAAGAGAATTTGAGGATATAAAAGGAAGCTTAGGATATTTCAGAGAAACTAAGAATCTTCTTAAACTTTGGTGTATTTGCTGATCCTTTTTATTTGCaaatcatatatatttttttcgatcatttatttatttatgcgaaTAATTATGGTCACAGATATATTCTAAGCTATAAATACTACGCACCTGCTATTTAGCTATTGGTATTAAATAAGGGatttgttataatatattattatcaaaaaagatccgatatatgtatatatacacacacacacacgtatgtatattaaataaacGCCTATAGCTTATTGCAATTTTAACTATGTGTAATCATCACGCGTGGCTAATAAATGTTTCATCGTTACAGCACGCTTTCGATATATGCACTTGTTGCATATTTTGCGTATTCTTTGCGTAAATGAATATACCTCTGTacattttcacgtattacgtttccaTACCACGCGTAtatcattttcatattttaatgtaTTTCAGACGAACGAACGCCCGCAATCTAGCgagaatattttaataacataCATATTCTTTCTGCGGTTAATAAGAGGAAACGATCACGATGAGCAACTACTATTAAAAGATACATTTACAGCGTAAAGCGATAGGCAGTTACCACTTCACGTAATCGAAAACTCTAGAAGCCAAAAGTGTACATAGAAACAGGCTCAAGGGATGCCAAAAAAAGGGCAACCCACGCGGAGAACGTTGTCTTAACTCGTTCCTAATTCTAACCTTCCTTCCTTACCACCAACGCAAATCCGTTCCAACGATCTCCGCGTGCAACTTTCGAGATACATACTTGCATCCATTTAGTTTCCCTCCCGAGACGACAACTATTTTAGCTGGATAGTCCTCCTCTTTTCTCGGTTCGCTCCTTTGCATTTGCGTTCCAACGCTCTCTTTCAGCCGATAATTTCAATCTCGGAACAGATTTCGATTAACGAAGCATCGTTTCCGACGCTGCGCGTTATTCcaataaaaataacgaaaacgTTGAATTTATCATCATCTTTGTATTCGTTGTTCGAGATAACTTGTATCCAAAGTTAGTATACACCAGGGGACATTGTGCCgcgtatttatacatatacaataccCTAAACTAAACGAAGTCTGCAGGAAGATTCATCGGAACGAGGCGAAAAGCAAAAAACCAAAGAAAAAAGAGCGTGCGTCGAAAAGATTTGTCCCGAAAGAGGACTCCCGTTGTATCCGTACgcgtgtctttctctctctttagcTAGCTTCTTTTTCTCCTGCTTCTTCGTTCTTCgcttttttcttcatttcgacCGTACGTACGGTGCAACGCATCGGTTCAACTTGGTGTATATAGAGAGCAAGGGAGAGCTAATTTTAAACCGGCGACAAGCAGGCAGAACagagacaggaaaaataaaaGCGAACCGACACTCTGCCGCTATTCGAGGCTCAGTCTCTCTAAGCTGCACCTGACCCGATCCCTGTTGTCATTCGATGTACAGTACCCGATTCGAATGGCAAAAAGTACATATTTTCTTTACAAGGATGCTGTGGTTTCCTAGCGATCTGCGAGAGGTCGAACGTATCGGTCTTTGAACGGTCGTGGATAACCAGCAAACACGACGAATTCGATATATGACCCACGAACACACGACTGTGTTTACTATGagaattttctaataattttatttacgtCTCAGACTCGTACTCGAGTGGCGTACAAGTACCAGTCTGTTTGAAAAGTTTCGTCTATTTCTAAcgagaataataatatttcatttttcattggTTGCATGGGAAAAAATATACACTTagtgttttttatttaaaaatcatcgGATTCGACGTAGTTTCGTTATATTTGTATCGCGTTGACTTGTGTATTTCACGCGAATTTAGAACGGTGTACGGCGCAACTTGAAAAACGCGCAACGATACGTTAGACTTCTCCAACGTAGTAAGTATTTGAGAAAGACTGATCATATCGAAACAAAAGGAAGAGCTACGTTACCGACTGTGATTCGAGCGAGCGTAAAACGTCACAGATGGTTACGAGTTTCGGAACAATGATTTGACGTAAGGATCGCTGCTGGACAAATTATCGGCTTCGCACGGACAATAAACGCCATGCCGCGATCGTTTACTACAGCTACGGTTTGCTACACATGCGTTCCGAGTACGACACACGTATACCGAGAGGTTTCTATTTGAAATCGTATTGCTGTTTTTATTCTACTTCCTCTTTCGTCAAACGCGATTAAGAATCACGATATCGAGCGGTGTTCTGTTCTAGGTCTTGCATGGTCGTTAGGTAGACCTAAGGATCGCTCGGCGATGTTACAGTTAAAAATCTAGTATAGATAAAATTACGCGTATTATTTGCGAATAAGATGAAACATTAACATAATTTCATTTGCACGTTTATTTATACTACCGATGAAAAAATTGATAATATAAATTACGGAGTATTTGAAAATATCTTGTATCATGGGAAGCTGTGTATCGTATAGAACCCCCTCCCTCATCCAATGAGTGACATAAAACTCTCCACGTTATTACGAAGGCTCGCCCGAGAAAGTATCGCAAATTAAAAATAGACTTAACCTTGAAACGCATATATCGATGAAGGGTCTCGCCACAAAATGTCAATTTAATGACGTATGAAAAGAAAAAGCTTATCCATTATTACGAGAATATTGCTTTCACTTTCGTTCGAAATGCTAATCTGTTCATAGCGATAAGCCGATATATCGGCAATTTATTTACAGTTTTTCTTTTACAGTTCTTGCTTTATaacatgtatacatacatacatgtatacacCGTTATATGGAGCTCTGGCAGACGTAAAAGCATAAGGAGAAAATGTTTCCTATTTGTTGCAAATACCGTCAAGCATCGAgcgtatataaaattattttctacgcGTACctg from Bombus vancouverensis nearcticus chromosome 9, iyBomVanc1_principal, whole genome shotgun sequence encodes the following:
- the LOC117158886 gene encoding uncharacterized protein LOC117158886 isoform X1, yielding MAEDCPDGDYLGAYSRFFSEFVARVNPYDQLPVSVSSYNVTEAEIVGEIINVTLQYLNQTQCPASLQAHLVHQVIQKVKAMCNKQPEDCGFKSKEQAYTSLKLMQAITSKVNEICTRYLDNSRLALLPPPPCTPLPQITAGGSKNCRRKMEDRYVVLHDLHGIFGIEDDSIANYYAVFDGHAGQDAAVYCASHLHQYLAESVYYPTDPERALRDAFLTTDRQFIEKSRTQKVCGGTTAVCTLILNKRLYVAWVGDSTAMLVKRDSVVQLVSPHRLYREDEVQRIRKAGGVVMQSMGTMRVNGILGVSRAIGDVQYKPFVTGEPEIKTVPLDGTEDFLILASDGLTDYLEPAEILTILYHEIQRNPNGFRRAYQVLVQWAKHAGSEDNITVVVVLLTPASAIAARPLYAHPYHRLQVNDILEKMNSKDKPLFLDIDDAHNAINSNILKQAMISQESRNHDDAGILAASNGKHENGDADYDYSDLGPETDVDAVDDVATMPVKNLSYEFYDDSDSAHDENQPGKDLNVLDNMDVDESMNANLNANTDVTHEPIAGNNLHDDDEDEDEDDDDDDDDDDDDNDNDNDNDDNDDNDRDHVHDNNDNNVPDEIALSKAQVLDESPKIMHEVIHEKMNNQVCELLGEGIGDEETRVKNDEQVDDAQDVVDEAGPVDYDDSPPSPQANKPLQHALIHEPDNVADSEDSEDEWNYYRIDPNKEKDSVTPVDEPQETKNVEEETDVPELAVEDIESKIQSEGIEEDIKCESPKEESPKLFNTEISTEDRMEEKPIKLEDRCAEEQDQPKDVDFQLNPDAAEFIPISPQFMGTRMNLVEDYPVSGSPFKQVPQMDDIQVPSQSEFEKEVCQRPREVEVEEKEYQNGDSVSCRTTDYTDFMPDQQKATSISGNMDDSEISSTKAEFGDESAVSFLTASEFHRTGISAIDESFSSSDREYDIAKDPMAMSFTPSDFEAAFDKSVDLNAVHNLSNTDLEDKNGIMEKEEEEEFMAESPNMEVDSKNVITTGPTAEQLLDKKPAFSDKLVDVFANLSLQQENCQDTFIGHADESETNSVDFLNPRSECSQLEQEETVKYDHSPLAENYSAEFESKKEPVSIDNEQPLSPSSVDIDETKLIDEASEDTAALAGSDLQKDIYSNEADTPSSLSPVPDAMENDSMIATTESAQVQSSIQVRSSLHADAPEFIPTQYNFQSYGMESNEVVSQSSAAETIDVCQVSRTEETADSYQTYSTEAGDAFELVQQDIVSNVQFDEKEVDDLVCTKSPVQGVNLLDFAEEQQDVCVKHPASSMTPSLSPQELQEKPVDDIVCSMECPIDIGQKLDVTESKDVTAEDEAEETTNSVEEPMGPTISTEATMEAVEPKAEPVEEFTLNLSDSMQEFTGLENQLQPTEDEILKSEVVNDLEEELIKKEESRNVTAELEKLTEPAVEVECMIRERQEIEELLPEVDKSEINSEPETEIEQLKLEEPKVDQIEVKEPEIKDPKVEESEIKEPEINEAEIKGPEIMEPEIKEPEVKELEIKEPDVKELEIKEPEVKETEIKEPEVNEAEIKESEIMEPEIKEPEVKELEIKEPDVKELEIKEPEVKETEIKEPEVKETKIMESEIKELKTTESEIKEPEITKSEIKEPEMMASEIKEPEVKKPEDVKELGEAKELEIEKTVQVAENKIVEAAATAAVTAAAVTAGAAAAQSKTKSKVSAVKPMKSSSKTPAPKSVPTSPSKTPSSTTRTPTAATKKPSTPSRPKDLDAPKKSTVSTAATASKPSVSKTATKTTTSTTTTKPTSRTNVSSVSKPKPVATTSSPKPTSTDKKPTANGDVKPLTKPTATKPSSKTPSITKTTLVKTSTTRLSSGTTTKPKPASATTTTVKSSITAKFSSTATNASNTTTAASTRPKTAPAVGNAMKARLNASKSPIIDKQVKETANKQISMGRTSTAASKTTRLSTSASTTTTVKRVSSTTKTTTAASPTKKSTTVTKVSKTSSMGKTSTDKGKVLQNGVSEINALIDSMIDDVPKKDLSPVVTPNDNQLIMSSD